From a region of the Papilio machaon chromosome 26, ilPapMach1.1, whole genome shotgun sequence genome:
- the LOC106715020 gene encoding divergent protein kinase domain 2A yields the protein MKDKMYRLMLLRRRYCKRGICAILVFVACFYVYILLFGNLKSPQIINLTDLHRCPACYGVSICPELYSNQISLQTDGHWSLVFNAKNIYYGSTRSNRKVILKKLAHNWELNEFDSNLCKKWNMEENCKPIQLINTTNIDDKIISIVEYNFTWPDSEPRKGLVLCPYAYSIHDLIKPLIDSKKLNNKSEKLNIWTMLSINPEPIILQLLPKAHSWPVPAYAGVCGRLEVVAYEGVPISSLTHIEWRRKLKIAKKILDAAMDFTFKHDRFRFYLMDWSLDNIVANEKDEISFVDLEDVIVLDKHISPRKDLPDWYQRYNRELIGPGFTFSIENMCKHHLSDHNLWAACYIIGGEDNPLLYPIPKSINATRPHLDKLLIECLNSDDRFKTLAKIQHYINDMLTDEKLFGSASVR from the exons atgaagGACAAAATGTATAGATTGATGTTACTTAGACGTAGATATTGTAAGCGAGGGATTTGCGCGATCCTCGTGTTTGTAGCgtgtttttatgtttacatCTTATTATTTGGTAACTTAAAGTCCCCTCAAATAATTAATCTCACTGATTTACACCGCTGTCCCGCTTGCTACGGTGTATCAATATGCCCTGAATTGTATTCCAATCAGATAAGTCTTCAAACTGACGGTCACTGGTCACTTGTATTTaatgctaaaaatatttattacggtTCCACAAGATCCAATAGGAAAGTTATTTTGAAGAAACTGGCCCATAATTGGGAATTAAATGAGTTTGATTCTAATTTATGCAAGAAATGGAACATGGAGGAAAATTGTAAACCAATTCAACTTATAAATACAACCAATATTGATGACAAAATCATTAGTATTGTAGAGTACAATTTCACTTGGCCCGATTCTGAACCACGTAAAGGGCTTGTGCTGTGTCCATATGCATATAGCATACATGATCTTATAAAACCTCTCATTGAtagtaagaaattaaataataaatctgaaaAGTTGAATATATGGACAATGCTCAGTATTAATCCAGAACCTATTATTTTACAG TTACTCCCGAAGGCTCACAGTTGGCCTGTACCGGCTTATGCTGGTGTGTGTGGAAGACTAGAGGTGGTTGCATATGAAGGAGTACCCATTTCATCTTTAACACATATTGAATGGCGTAGAAAACTGAAGATTGCTAAAAAGATTCTGGATGCAGCAAtggattttacatttaaacatgATAG GTTCCGCTTTTATCTAATGGATTGGTCACTAGATAACATAGTTGCAAATGAAAAGGATGAGATTTCGTTTGTTGATTTAGAAGATGTTATTGTACTTGATAAGCATATATCACCGAGAAAAGACTTACCAGATTGGTACCAACGTTATAACAGAGAACTTATTGGACCTGGGTTCacattttcaattgaaaaCATGTGCAAACATCATTTGAGTGATCATAATTTGTGGGCAGCTTGTTATATAATCGGAGGAGAGGATAATCCGTTGCTCTATCCTATACCAAAAAGTATCAATGCCACACGACCACATTTAGACAAGTTGTTAATTGAATGTCTAAATAGTGATGATAGATTTAAAACTCTAGCTAAGATTCAACATTATATTAATGATATGTTGACggatgaaaaattatttggaTCTGCTTCAGTTAGGTGA
- the LOC106715240 gene encoding G patch domain-containing protein 1 homolog: MSDSDTDEENVIRYGTPLEPYEEDEVPAKRKFQEPADQYAVDAHGRRRFHGAFTGGFSAGYGNTVGTPEGWAPATFKSSRSDKATISSQRPEDFMDDEDRDEFGIAPRQLETHREFSGQKRQRRQFFDGPIPGEPVLEQLVRAVHDTAAVRMLRAMGWREGQGTGERLAKAEKKRAKEQHKVYGCYVPPEMRNENPHQEDEDSSDSEIDYDTLFAPDDYEPYILQRKNDRFGLGYSGLSRHSVLGNLVGEYGDAGTSKSHLTMKEKGKKVSIRGQAFGVGAFEADDDDIYATEDMSHYDFTLGGPAKDKPKKVNAKTNNVLDGFVKSSVPLPSVPSYPPPALPRDYTPAPAGSRRSRFEPIKETPRDQGLGRHELTAEARGALLGETPVPKTTIVPETIPVQSDPIAKIVGRNVNFVSNTEKKTELDFIPIKDSGKEIQKVFKPFVGDPLKQARYERYLKNKDAMVESDSNIDRLCEWERDRELAEFEQAAKLYKPLTGIMEERFTHAAEPDDAVNPLCAVAKSTNNYGLATPEQIEAARIGAFGTMTRKETSWRPESLVCKRFNVPEPGTTRDEPKKDDKPKVSYSIFSYLESSVHDKESFTKEQTKFSGSKSLSIDTVTKSKQAITEKKKDSIEETTSQTSVNTGFSKRMTVAELFLKESEKDLKNNEQNVVTETINKFDKMDLYKSIFLSDSENEDETLKETNTKDINDFIEKPKNVERNTSPPRGIFANIDFDELNSWKRNADDKITETKTVNVTTPTNKTIDNDKCKEHTPETNEDGNVYGPKIPDNLKKRLEDNNTIVNDFKPIYRNKEERNIDSSSESDSWVEAKELKSKKDKKKKSKKHKSKHKKSKHKKKDR, from the exons atgagCGATTCAGATACAGACGAAGAAAATGTAATTCGTTATGGAACACCGCTTGAGCCATATGAAGAAG atGAAGTGCCAGCAAAAAGAAAGTTTCAAGAGCCAGCGGACCAGTACGCGGTGGATGCTCATGGACGTAGAAGGTTCCATGGTGCATTTACTGGAGGTTTCTCTGCTGGCTATGGGAACACAGTCGGTACCCCAGAAGGATGGGCACCGGCCACTTTCAAAAGTTCACGTTCAGATAAAGCCACAATCTct AGTCAAAGACCAGAAGACTTTATGGATGATGAGGATCGTGATGAATTTGGTATAGCACCGCGCCAGTTGGAAACTCATAGAGAGTTCTCAGGTCAGAAGAGGCAACGGCGTCAGTTTTTTGATGGACCAATCCCag GAGAACCAGTATTGGAACAATTGGTCCGTGCAGTACATGACACAGCAGCTGTCAGGATGTTGCGAGCAATGGGCTGGCGTGAAGGTCAGGGTACCGGAGAGAGGCTAGCTAAGGCAGAGAAGAAGCGAGCTAAAGAACAGCATAAGGTGTATGGGTGTTATGTGCCACCGGAAATGAGAAAT GAGAATCCCCATCAAGAAGACGAAGATAGTTCGGATTCAGAAATAGATTACGATACACTGTTCGCTCCGGACGATTATGAACCTTATATACTTCAGCGTAAGAACGATCGCTTTGGACTTGGCTATAGTGGATTGAGCAGACATTCAGTTCTTGGTAACTTAGTGGGAGAATATGGAGATGCTGGCACATCTAAAAGTCATCTTACAATGAAAGAAAAAGGAAAGAAG gTATCGATACGTGGTCAGGCGTTTGGTGTTGGCGCCTTCGAAGCTGATGACGACGATATCTACGCGACTGAGGACATGTCACACTACGACTTCACATTAGGAGGTCCGGCTAAAGATAAACCTAAGAAAGTCAATGCTAAGACTAATAAT GTGTTAGATGGATTCGTAAAATCGAGTGTCCCCCTTCCTTCCGTGCCGTCGTACCCTCCCCCTGCGCTGCCGCGGGACTACACGCCCGCCCCCGCCGGCAGTCGCAGGTCCAGGTTCGAACCCATCAAAGAAACTCCCAGAGATCAAG GACTAGGTCGTCATGAACTGACAGCGGAAGCAAGGGGTGCTTTATTGGGGGAAACTCCCGTACCAAAGACAACAATCGTACCAGAGACAATACCAGTACAGAGTGATCCGATCGCAAAAATAGTTGGTAGAAATGTCAATTTCGTTTCTAACACGGAAAAGAAAACCGAATTAGATTTTATACCGATTAAAGATTCCGgtaaagaaatacaaaaggTTTTTAAACCATTTGTCGGTGATCCGTTGAAACAGGCGAGGTATGAAAGATATTTGAAGAATAAAGATGCTATGGTAGAAAGTGATAGCAATATTGATAGACTATGTGAATGGGAAAGAGACAGAGAGCTGGCCGAGTTCGAACAAGCTGCCAAATTGTACAAACCTTTGACAGGGATTATGGAAGAAAG atTCACACACGCCGCTGAACCTGACGACGCAGTAAATCCCCTTTGCGCTGTAGCTAAAAGTACAAATAACTATGGTCTGGCAACACCGGAACAAATAGAAGCCGCTAGAATTGGTGCATTCGGTACTATGACACGGAAAGAAACCTCTTGGAGACCGGAATCATTGGTCTGCAAACGGTTTAACGTACCCGAACCTGGTACAACAAG AGACGAGCCCAAAAAAGATGATAAACCAAAAGTATCGTATTCAATATTCTCCTATTTAGAATCCTCTGTACACGACAAAGAAAGCTTTACAAAAGAGCAAACAAAATTCAGCGGCTCGAAATCTCTCAGCATTGATACAgttacaaaatcaaaacaagcaataacagagaaaaaaaaagatagtatAGAAGAAACTACATCACAAACATCTGTTAATACTGGTTTTAGTAAAAGAATGACAGTTGCAGAATTATTCTTAAAGGAATCAGAAAAAGATCTTAAGAATAATGAACAAAATGTAGTTACAGAAACGATAAATAAATTCGATAAAATGGATTTATACAAATCGATATTCCTAAGTGACAGTGAGAACGAAGatgaaacattaaaagaaacaaatacaaaagatATTAATGACTTCATAGAAAAACCTAAAAACGTCGAAAGAAACACCTCACCGCCTCGTGGTATTTTCGCTAATATAGATTTCGATGAACTTAACTCATGGAAGAGGAACGCAGATGATAAAATAACAGAGACAAAAACTGTCAATGTAACGACACCTACAAACAAAACCATAGATAATGATAAATGTAAAGAACATACTCCAGAAACAAATGAAGATGGCAATGTCTATGGTCCGAAAATACCcgataatttgaaaaaacgACTTGAAGATAACAACACAATTGTAAATGATTTTAAGCctatatatagaaataaagaagAGAGAAATATAGACTCATCGTCCGAATCGGACTCGTGGGTCGAAGCGAAAGAATTGAAATCAAAGAAggataagaaaaagaaaagcaAGAAACACAAGTCAAAGCATAAAAAGTCTAAACACAAGAAAAAGGACAGATAG
- the LOC106714763 gene encoding PHAF1 protein CG7083 codes for MLDLEIVPERSLGCDTWEFVLGMHFSQSVAIIQSQVGTIRGVQVLYSDQNPLSVDLVINMPQDGIRLIFDPVAQRLKIIEIYNMKLVKLRYSGMCFNSPEITPSIEQVEHCFGATHPGLYDSQRHLFALNFRGLSFYFPVDSKFEPGYAHGLGSLQFPNGGSPVVSRTTIYYGSQHQLSSSNSSGRCAAPLPELPLSCYRQQLHLRRCDVLRSPTATLALRLHMYTEGCSRSGEGTQSIRRVVRFGDSCQAVSRALAAPARLYYKADDKMRIHRPTARRRPPPASDYFFNYFTLGLDVLFDARTHRVKKFVLHTNYPGHYNFNMYHRCEFELTVQPDKSESNTLVESRGAVTITAYSKWETVSRALRVCERPVVLNRASSTNTTNPFGSTFCYGYQDIIFEVMSNNYIASITLYQPEGTRPHYAVNSIA; via the exons ATGTTGGATTTAGAAATCGTTCCGGAGCGATCCCTGGGTTGCGATACCTGGGAATTCGTACTTG ggATGCATTTCTCTCAATCGGTTGCCATCATACAGAGTCAAGTGGGTACAATAAGAGGCGTGCAAGTTTTATATAGTGACCAG AATCCATTATCAGTAGacttagtaataaatatgccGCAGGACGGTATCCGGTTAATATTCGACCCGGTCGCTCAGCGCCTCAAGATTATAGAAATATACAATATGAAATTAGTTAAGCTTAGGTATAG TGGCATGTGCTTCAATTCTCCGGAGATCACGCCGTCTATAGAGCAGGTGGAGCACTGCTTTGGCGCTACTCACCCCGGTCTCTACGATTCGCAGCGGCATCTCTTCGCACTCAACTTTAGAGGACTTTCATTCTATTTCCCTGTTGATAGTAAATTTGAG CCCGGTTACGCGCACGGCTTGGGCTCCCTACAATTCCCTAACGGCGGCTCTCCTGTCGTCTCGCGGACTACGATCTACTATGGATCACAACATCAG ttgaGCAGTAGTAATAGCAGTGGGCGGTGCGCGGCGCCGTTGCCCGAGTTGCCGCTGTCGTGTTACAGGCAGCAGCTGCACCTGCGCCGCTGCGACGTACTGCGCTCGCCCACCGCCACACTCGCGCTCCGACTACACATGTACACTGAAG GTTGTTCGCGGTCAGGTGAGGGCACGCAGTCAATCCGGCGCGTGGTGCGTTTCGGTGACAGTTGCCAGGCGGTGTCTCGTGCACTGGCGGCGCCCGCACGTCTCTACTACAAGGCGGACGATAAGATGCGCATACACCGGCCCACCGCACGTCGCCGCCCACCTCCAGCTTCTGATTACTTCTTTAACTATTTCACCTTGGGATTG GACGTATTGTTCGATGCGCGTACGCACCGCGTCAAGAAGTTTGTGTTGCACACCAACTACCCGGGACATTACAACTTCAACATGTACCACCGCTGCGAGTTTGAGCTCACCGTACAACCGGACAA AAGTGAGTCGAACACGTTGGTGGAAAGCCGTGGCGCGGTTACAATCACGGCGTACAGCAAGTGGGAGACGGTGTCTCGCGCGCTGCGCGTCTGCGAACGCCCCGTCGTGCTCAACCGAGCCTCCTCTACCAACACCACGAACCCATTCGGTTCTACATTCTGTTACGGATACCAGGATATCATATTCGAG GTGATGTCAAACAACTACATCGCGTCGATAACTCTGTACCAGCCGGAGGGCACTCGGCCTCACTATGCGGTCAACTCTATCGCGTGA
- the LOC106714774 gene encoding derlin-1, with protein sequence MSEFKDWYYSVPFFTRYWLSFTIILSLIGRFGIINYGYLVLDFYPFINQFQIWRPLTALFFYPIGPGTGFHFLINCYFLYNYSQRLETGIFAGKPADYFYMLLFNWACCVVIGILVNLPILMDPMVLSVLYVWCQLNKDVIVSFWFGTRFKAMYLPWVLLAFNLVLSGGGMMELLGILIGHVAFFLLFKYPQEFGGPALLTPPAFLKQIFPDTRYVGGFGTAPQARVAERPAGGTVFGRHNWGRGQTLGGN encoded by the exons ATGTCTGAATTTAAAGACTGGTATTATAGTGTACCCTTCTTCACAAGATACTGGCTATCTTTTacgataattttaagtttaataggTCGATttggaataattaattatggcTACTTGGTGTTGGACTTTTATCCTTTCATCAATCAGTTTCAG ATATGGAGGCCACTAACAGCATTATTCTTCTATCCGATTGGACCAGGCACTGGTTTCCATTTCCTGATAAATTGTTACTTCCTCTACAATTATTCTCAGAGATTGGAAACGGGAATATTTGCAGGAAAGCCAGCTGATTATTTCTACATGCTCCTATTTAACTGGGCTTGTTGTGTTGTTATTggaattttagtaaatttgcCA atATTGATGGATCCAATGGTGTTATCAGTGCTTTATGTTTGGTGTCAACTTAACAAGGATGTTATTGTGTCCTTCTGGTTTGGAACACGCTTCAAGGCAATGTATTTACCTTGGGTTCTGCTTGCATTTAACCTTGTTTTAAGTGGAGG TGGAATGATGGAACTACTGGGTATCCTGATTGGTCATGTGGCATTCTTCCTTCTCTTCAAATACCCGCAGGAGTTTGGTGGGCCAGCCTTACTAACACCTCCTGCTTTCCT gAAACAAATATTCCCTGATACGCGATATGTCGGCGGCTTCGGTACCGCGCCTCAGGCTAGGGTGGCGGAGCGCCCGGCTGGTGGCACAGTATTCGGACGTCATAACTGGGGCAGAGGTCAAACGTTAGGAGGGAACTGA
- the LOC106715118 gene encoding NADH dehydrogenase [ubiquinone] 1 beta subcomplex subunit 9: MSNIPLGITTHVQKICSLYKRTLRNLESFYDRRHVYRYQAVLCREKFEKMINEKDARKAAEMLKQGEEELFLTQHPIPKKFAKSPGGVAYERVVTPPDWVLDYWHPLEKAQYPEYFKKREQRKKEFIAMWEKEYGKPDPKDTHH; encoded by the exons atGTCGAATATTCCACTAGGAATAACAACTCATgttcaaaaaatatgtagtcTCTACAAAAGGACCTTGCGGAATTTAGAATCGTTTTATGATAGACG CCATGTTTACCGCTACCAGGCTGTGCTATGTCGTGAGAAATTCGAGAAGATGATAAACGAAAAGGATGCACGTAAGGCTGCGGAAATGTTGAAACAGGGAGAGGAAGAACTGTTTCTAACACAACATCCCATACCCAAGAAAT ttgccAAAAGTCCAGGCGGAGTAGCATATGAGCGTGTAGTCACACCTCCTGATTGGGTACTTGATTACTGGCATCCGTTGGAAAAGGCCCAGTATCCTGAATACTTTAAGAAACGTGAGCAAAGGAAGAAGGAATTCATTGCAATGTGGGAGAAGGAATACGGAAAACCTGACCCCAAGGATACACACCATTAG